From a single Planococcus shenhongbingii genomic region:
- the trxA gene encoding thioredoxin, whose amino-acid sequence MAIVHGTDQNFSQEISEGLVLVDFWATWCGPCKMIAPVLEELDAEMSDKVKIVKVDVDENQETAGKYGIMSIPTLLLMKDGETVDKVVGFRPKEALAELVNQHA is encoded by the coding sequence ATGGCAATAGTACACGGTACAGATCAGAACTTTTCACAAGAAATCTCAGAAGGTTTAGTATTAGTAGATTTTTGGGCTACTTGGTGCGGACCTTGTAAAATGATCGCTCCAGTTCTAGAAGAGTTAGACGCTGAAATGAGCGATAAAGTAAAAATCGTAAAAGTAGATGTTGACGAAAACCAAGAAACAGCCGGCAAATACGGCATTATGTCAATTCCGACTCTATTGTTGATGAAAGATGGAGAAACAGTTGACAAAGTGGTTGGTTTCAGACCAAAAGAAGCTTTAGCAGAATTGGTTAACCAACACGCATAA
- a CDS encoding electron transfer flavoprotein subunit alpha/FixB family protein — MAKKVLVLAETREGALRNVSFEAIAAAKKVSGGGEVVAVLLGDAVSDFGQELINYGADRVITVEHPHLKHYTSDGYGQAFMAVIEQESPEALIFGHTAVGKDLSPKIASKLQAGLISDVTDIEGEGDDAVFVRPIFSGKAFEKVKNKEGILFFTVRPNNIAPLPREERSGEVSALSVDITNLRTIIKNVVRKSAEGVDLSEAKVIVAGGRGVKSADGFAPLQELANLLGGAVGASRGACDADYCDYSLQIGQTGKVVTPDLYIAAGISGAIQHLAGMSNSKVIVAINKDPEANIFKVADYGIVGDLFEVIPMLTEEFKKVM; from the coding sequence ATGGCGAAAAAAGTATTAGTATTGGCAGAGACGCGTGAAGGCGCTTTGCGAAATGTTTCATTTGAAGCAATTGCCGCTGCGAAAAAAGTTTCGGGCGGAGGAGAAGTGGTGGCAGTATTGCTTGGCGATGCTGTCAGCGATTTCGGACAGGAATTGATCAATTATGGAGCTGACCGTGTCATTACGGTGGAGCATCCGCATTTGAAGCATTATACATCTGATGGATACGGCCAGGCGTTCATGGCAGTCATCGAACAGGAAAGCCCGGAAGCTTTAATATTCGGCCACACAGCAGTCGGAAAAGATCTTTCTCCGAAAATCGCTTCTAAACTGCAAGCCGGTTTGATTTCAGATGTTACGGATATCGAAGGGGAAGGCGATGACGCTGTATTTGTCCGCCCGATCTTCTCAGGTAAGGCATTTGAAAAAGTGAAAAACAAAGAAGGAATTCTATTCTTCACTGTTCGCCCGAACAATATTGCACCTCTTCCACGGGAAGAACGTTCTGGAGAAGTAAGCGCCCTTTCAGTAGACATTACAAACTTGCGCACCATCATTAAAAATGTAGTCCGCAAATCTGCTGAAGGCGTCGACCTTTCAGAAGCGAAAGTGATCGTTGCAGGGGGACGTGGAGTAAAGAGTGCGGATGGCTTTGCGCCATTGCAGGAATTAGCGAATCTTTTAGGCGGCGCAGTCGGCGCTTCCCGCGGAGCGTGTGACGCTGATTATTGCGATTACTCGCTTCAAATCGGCCAAACCGGGAAAGTGGTCACACCGGATCTTTATATCGCTGCCGGTATTTCTGGTGCGATCCAGCATTTAGCAGGAATGTCCAACTCGAAAGTAATTGTTGCGATCAACAAAGATCCTGAAGCGAATATTTTCAAAGTGGCAGACTACGGCATCGTGGGCGACTTATTCGAAGTTATCCCAATGCTGACAGAAGAATTTAAAAAAGTAATGTAA
- a CDS encoding acyl-CoA thioesterase, whose translation MKANYIKGFEEWKKEFNFSVPVQVRFSETDMFGHVNNTVPIIYFEFARIEYMKEIGLMQRWLEGGSELFPVVADIQVDYTQQVYFDEKLDVHVKVDSIGNSSIDVHYWITNEKGETCFTGRGAMVQISKKTGKGHHWTEQEKQLFTKNHLISAKN comes from the coding sequence ATGAAAGCCAACTACATCAAGGGTTTTGAAGAATGGAAAAAAGAGTTTAATTTTTCGGTGCCTGTTCAAGTCCGTTTTTCAGAAACCGACATGTTCGGCCATGTCAATAACACGGTACCAATCATTTATTTTGAGTTTGCACGGATTGAATACATGAAAGAAATCGGTTTGATGCAAAGATGGCTGGAAGGCGGCAGTGAATTATTTCCGGTGGTTGCTGACATTCAAGTTGATTATACGCAGCAGGTGTATTTTGATGAAAAGTTGGATGTCCATGTGAAAGTGGATTCGATCGGTAATTCTTCTATCGACGTCCATTACTGGATTACCAATGAAAAAGGCGAAACTTGCTTTACGGGCAGAGGGGCGATGGTTCAGATTTCGAAAAAAACCGGGAAAGGCCACCACTGGACCGAGCAGGAAAAACAATTGTTCACAAAAAACCATTTAATTTCTGCAAAAAATTAA
- the sdhB gene encoding succinate dehydrogenase iron-sulfur subunit, translated as MGEAAKTVIFEIERRNSTNEESYWEKFELPYRMNMNVISALMEIRRNPVNMEGKKTSPVTWDMNCLEEVCGACSMVINGKARQSCTALVDQLEQPIRLQPMKTFPVVRDLIVDRSRMFDSLKKVKAWIPIDGTHDLGEGPRMPERKRQWAYELSKCMTCGVCLEACPNVNDKSDFIGPAPLSQVRLMNAHPTGAMNKDVRLNSIMGEGGLASCGNSQNCVESCPKGIPLTTSIAALNRDTTVQMFRNFFGSDRMVD; from the coding sequence ATGGGTGAAGCAGCAAAAACGGTTATATTTGAAATCGAACGCAGAAACTCTACGAACGAAGAGTCGTATTGGGAAAAGTTCGAATTGCCATATCGCATGAACATGAATGTCATTTCGGCATTGATGGAGATCCGTCGTAACCCGGTGAACATGGAAGGGAAAAAAACCTCTCCAGTAACATGGGACATGAACTGCCTCGAAGAAGTTTGCGGCGCTTGTTCAATGGTTATCAACGGCAAAGCGCGCCAGTCTTGTACGGCGCTCGTTGATCAACTGGAACAGCCAATCCGCCTTCAGCCGATGAAAACATTCCCTGTAGTCCGCGACTTGATCGTTGACCGCAGCCGCATGTTCGATTCACTGAAAAAAGTCAAAGCGTGGATTCCGATTGACGGAACCCACGATCTTGGTGAAGGACCACGTATGCCTGAACGCAAACGCCAGTGGGCTTACGAATTGTCTAAATGCATGACTTGCGGTGTATGCTTAGAAGCATGCCCGAACGTTAACGACAAATCCGATTTCATCGGACCAGCTCCACTTTCTCAAGTACGTCTTATGAATGCGCACCCAACAGGCGCCATGAACAAAGACGTCCGCTTAAACTCCATTATGGGTGAAGGCGGATTGGCGAGCTGCGGTAACTCTCAAAACTGTGTAGAATCTTGTCCAAAAGGAATTCCTTTGACAACATCAATCGCAGCTTTGAACCGCGACACGACAGTCCAAATGTTCCGCAACTTCTTCGGAAGCGACAGAATGGTAGACTAG
- the uvrC gene encoding excinuclease ABC subunit UvrC gives MANELIQHKLAILPDQPGCYLMKDRQNTIIYVGKAKVLKNRVRSYFTGSHDAKTQRLVGEIEDFEYIVTSSEKEALILELNLIKKHDPKYNIMLKDDKTYPYLKITGERHPKLIITRQVKRDKGKYFGPYPNAYAASETKKLLDRLYPLRKCHTMPDRACLYYHMGQCLAPCIKPVEQETYQNMIEGITKFLNGGFREVKEQLVEKMSEAAENLEFERAKEYRDQIIHIETVMEKQKMAMNDFTNRDIFAYAIDKGWMCVQVFFVRQGKLIERDVSLFPLYRDPQEEFMTYLGQFYEQSHHMKPNEILVPEGIDADLVREWLDLRVLVPQRGKKKDLLDLAKKNAEIAIKEKFQLLERQEERTVGACIELGEAMNIETPLRIEAFDNSHIQGADAVSAMITFIDGKPSKKDYRKYKTRNASKPDDYAAMREVIRRRYSRVLKDGLPLPDLIVIDGGKGQMESAREILEDELGLSIPIAGLAKDAKHQTSQLLYGDPIEVVPLKRTSEAFYLLQRIQDEVHRFVITFHRQLRGKNSIQSALDDLEGVGPKRKKQLLKHFGSVKKIKEATIEELRQAGMPENLAKSIQQHFAQQALPSEQ, from the coding sequence ATGGCAAATGAATTAATTCAACATAAATTAGCGATACTTCCAGACCAGCCTGGCTGTTATTTGATGAAAGACCGTCAAAACACGATCATCTATGTCGGCAAAGCGAAAGTGCTGAAAAACCGCGTGCGATCATATTTTACGGGAAGCCATGACGCCAAAACACAGCGGCTGGTAGGTGAAATAGAGGATTTTGAATATATCGTAACAAGTTCGGAAAAAGAAGCGCTGATTCTGGAGCTGAACTTGATCAAAAAGCATGATCCAAAATACAATATCATGCTGAAAGATGATAAGACCTATCCATATTTGAAAATTACAGGCGAGCGCCATCCAAAGCTTATCATCACACGGCAAGTGAAGCGGGATAAAGGCAAGTATTTCGGTCCTTATCCCAATGCTTACGCGGCAAGTGAAACGAAGAAATTGCTCGATCGTCTGTATCCGCTCCGGAAATGCCATACCATGCCTGACCGTGCCTGCCTGTATTACCATATGGGGCAGTGTTTGGCACCGTGCATCAAACCGGTCGAACAGGAAACGTATCAAAATATGATCGAAGGCATCACGAAATTCCTGAACGGCGGTTTCCGTGAAGTGAAAGAGCAGCTGGTTGAAAAGATGTCGGAAGCCGCTGAGAATTTGGAATTTGAGCGGGCCAAGGAATACCGGGATCAGATTATCCATATTGAAACGGTCATGGAAAAGCAGAAAATGGCCATGAACGATTTTACCAACCGCGACATTTTTGCCTATGCCATCGACAAGGGCTGGATGTGCGTGCAGGTGTTTTTCGTGCGCCAAGGCAAGCTCATTGAGCGCGATGTCTCACTGTTTCCGTTATACCGCGACCCCCAGGAAGAATTTATGACGTATCTCGGCCAGTTTTACGAGCAGTCACACCATATGAAGCCAAACGAAATCCTGGTTCCGGAAGGCATAGATGCGGATTTGGTCAGGGAATGGCTCGACCTCCGCGTGCTGGTGCCTCAGCGCGGCAAGAAAAAGGATTTGCTGGATCTGGCGAAGAAAAATGCGGAGATTGCCATAAAAGAAAAATTTCAGCTGCTTGAGCGCCAGGAAGAACGGACGGTTGGCGCCTGCATTGAATTGGGAGAAGCGATGAATATTGAAACGCCGCTCCGCATCGAAGCGTTTGACAACTCGCATATCCAGGGAGCTGACGCAGTTTCTGCAATGATCACATTTATCGACGGCAAACCGTCGAAAAAAGATTATCGCAAGTATAAAACCCGCAATGCCTCGAAACCGGATGATTACGCTGCTATGCGGGAAGTAATCCGGCGCCGCTATTCACGTGTTTTGAAAGATGGGCTTCCACTCCCGGACTTGATCGTCATTGATGGAGGAAAAGGGCAGATGGAGTCGGCGCGCGAGATTTTGGAAGACGAACTTGGCTTATCGATTCCGATTGCCGGCCTGGCTAAAGACGCAAAGCACCAGACTTCTCAGCTTCTATACGGGGATCCAATCGAAGTTGTGCCGTTAAAACGCACAAGTGAAGCGTTTTATCTGCTGCAGCGCATCCAGGATGAAGTGCACCGATTTGTCATCACATTCCATCGTCAGCTGCGCGGGAAAAATTCCATCCAGTCCGCGCTCGATGACTTGGAAGGCGTAGGGCCAAAACGCAAGAAGCAATTGTTAAAGCATTTCGGTTCTGTCAAAAAGATAAAAGAAGCGACGATAGAAGAATTGCGCCAGGCGGGCATGCCCGAGAATCTGGCCAAATCCATTCAGCAGCATTTTGCTCAGCAGGCATTGCCAAGTGAGCAATAA
- a CDS encoding aspartate kinase has translation MKTIVMKFGGTSVATPEKIIEVAKRAILEKEKGYRVVIVVSAMGKTTDTLLKLAGEISVEPPKREMDMLLATGEQVTISLLAMAFKSLGHEALSFTGWQAGIETESVPRNARIETVRTERLERVLENGYFCVVAGFQGVDKIGNITTLGRGGSDTTAVALAAALGADKCEIYTDVDGVYTSDPRHVTGARKLEQISYDEMLELANLGAGVLHPRAVEFAKNNKVPLSVRASYSDEPGTIIQEVITVEKNLIVRGVAFEPGIARVTVSYEKPFNGSLANIFTKLAENHIDVDIIVQSITDEFPPSVSFSIKQDSLEETKRVLNEFQSDIKFSSANFEVGLSKVSIVGSGMVSNPGVAAQMFDILRLQEIPVKMVSTSEIKISVVVPEVDMKKSAIALHDAFGLS, from the coding sequence ATGAAGACGATCGTAATGAAGTTTGGCGGGACGTCCGTTGCAACACCCGAAAAAATCATCGAAGTGGCCAAGCGGGCAATCCTTGAAAAAGAAAAAGGCTATCGTGTAGTAATCGTCGTATCGGCGATGGGCAAAACGACAGATACACTGCTCAAACTGGCAGGGGAAATTTCTGTCGAACCGCCGAAACGGGAAATGGATATGCTGTTGGCGACGGGAGAGCAAGTAACAATTTCTCTGCTTGCCATGGCTTTTAAATCATTAGGGCATGAAGCTTTATCGTTCACCGGATGGCAAGCGGGCATTGAAACGGAATCCGTTCCACGCAACGCCCGCATCGAAACCGTCCGTACAGAGCGTTTGGAACGGGTTCTGGAAAATGGCTATTTCTGCGTGGTTGCCGGGTTCCAGGGCGTTGATAAGATTGGCAATATCACGACACTTGGCCGCGGCGGCTCGGATACGACTGCAGTGGCATTGGCAGCTGCGTTAGGGGCCGATAAATGTGAGATCTACACCGATGTCGATGGTGTTTATACATCGGATCCGCGTCATGTCACAGGAGCCCGCAAACTCGAGCAGATTTCATATGATGAAATGCTGGAACTTGCCAATCTCGGTGCAGGCGTCCTGCATCCTCGTGCTGTCGAATTTGCGAAAAACAATAAAGTCCCGTTGTCGGTCAGAGCAAGTTATTCGGATGAACCGGGCACAATCATACAAGAGGTGATCACTGTGGAGAAAAACTTAATAGTCAGAGGCGTAGCGTTTGAACCTGGAATTGCCCGGGTGACCGTCTCGTATGAAAAACCATTCAACGGTTCATTGGCGAATATATTTACGAAACTGGCGGAAAACCATATCGATGTTGACATCATTGTCCAAAGCATCACGGATGAATTCCCGCCGTCTGTCTCATTTTCCATTAAACAAGACAGCCTGGAAGAAACAAAGCGGGTATTGAATGAATTCCAGTCAGACATTAAATTTTCAAGTGCTAATTTTGAAGTCGGTTTATCGAAAGTGTCAATTGTCGGATCCGGCATGGTCTCCAATCCCGGGGTAGCTGCACAAATGTTCGATATTCTTCGCTTGCAGGAAATTCCAGTGAAGATGGTCAGCACTTCAGAGATTAAAATTTCTGTCGTAGTGCCGGAAGTGGATATGAAAAAATCAGCGATCGCTTTGCATGACGCATTCGGTTTATCCTGA
- a CDS encoding succinate dehydrogenase cytochrome b558 subunit, translating to MLENREFLMRRLHSLLGIIPIGLFLTQHLIVNHFATQGESAFNNASHFMANLPFVIFLEIFVIYLPLLFHAFYGLYIAFTSKHNVGKYSYLRNTLFTAQRYTGVFLVIFIAWHVFETRFQVAIGNAADADFNMMANILDNPLMLAFYIVGVLAATFHLANGLWSFLVTWGITQSEKAQRGATYFTLVVFVVLSIIGIRALLAFV from the coding sequence ATTTTGGAAAATCGAGAATTTTTAATGCGCAGGTTACATTCCTTGCTCGGTATCATTCCGATCGGTTTGTTCTTGACGCAGCACTTAATCGTCAACCATTTTGCAACACAGGGTGAATCGGCATTTAATAATGCATCTCACTTCATGGCGAATCTTCCATTCGTTATCTTCTTGGAGATTTTCGTTATTTATTTACCGTTGCTGTTTCATGCATTCTACGGTTTATACATAGCGTTTACTTCAAAGCATAATGTGGGCAAATATAGTTATTTGCGCAACACATTATTCACGGCACAACGCTATACTGGGGTTTTCCTAGTGATTTTCATCGCATGGCATGTGTTCGAAACCCGTTTCCAAGTAGCAATTGGCAATGCAGCAGATGCAGACTTCAATATGATGGCTAATATCCTGGACAACCCATTAATGTTAGCGTTTTATATTGTCGGAGTTTTAGCTGCGACTTTCCACTTGGCAAACGGCCTATGGTCTTTCCTTGTTACTTGGGGAATTACTCAATCGGAAAAAGCTCAAAGAGGTGCAACTTACTTCACACTTGTCGTGTTTGTTGTACTTTCAATCATTGGTATCAGAGCTTTGTTAGCGTTCGTCTAA
- the sdhA gene encoding succinate dehydrogenase flavoprotein subunit, which translates to MAKGKLTIVGGGLAGLMAAVKAAEAGSPVDLFSIVPVKRSHSVCAQGGINGAVNTKGEGDSPDIHFDDTVYGGDFLANQRPVKAMADAAPAIIRLFDRMGVMFNRTPEGLLDFRRFGGTMHHRTAFAGATTGQQLLYSLDEQVRRHEVSGLVTKYEGWEFLGLVLDDQGVSRGITAQNMTTMEIRAFRADAVIMATGGPGIIFGKSTNSVINTGSAASIVYQQGAYYANGEFIQIHPTAIPGDDKLRLMSESARGEGGRIWTYKDGKPWYFLEEKYPAYGNLVPRDIATREIFDVCVNQKLGINGENMVYLDLSHKDPKELDIKLGGIIEIYEKFTGDDPRKVPMKIFPAVHYSMGGLWVDDHQFTSIPGVLAAGECDYSQHGANRLGANSLLSAVYGGMVAGPNAIEYIQGLEVLAEDLPSDIFDRAVAEEQRKWEEILALDGTENAYILHKELGEWMTDNVTVVRYNDRLKATDEKIQELLERFNHINITDTQLWSNQGAMFTRQLKNMLHLARVITIGALLRNESRGAHYKPDFPERNDEEFLKTTMAKFNGYDEPIFHYEEVDTSLIVPRKRDYSAKH; encoded by the coding sequence ATGGCGAAAGGCAAACTTACTATTGTCGGGGGCGGCCTAGCTGGATTGATGGCAGCTGTTAAAGCAGCCGAAGCAGGCTCACCCGTTGATTTATTTTCTATCGTCCCAGTAAAAAGATCCCACTCGGTTTGTGCTCAAGGCGGGATAAATGGGGCTGTAAATACAAAAGGTGAAGGAGATTCACCAGATATTCACTTTGATGACACCGTTTATGGTGGAGACTTCCTGGCAAACCAACGCCCGGTCAAAGCAATGGCGGACGCAGCACCAGCAATCATCCGCTTATTTGACCGCATGGGTGTTATGTTTAACCGGACTCCGGAAGGATTGCTTGATTTCCGTCGCTTTGGCGGAACTATGCACCACAGAACGGCATTTGCCGGTGCCACAACTGGCCAGCAATTGCTTTACTCTCTAGATGAGCAAGTTCGACGCCACGAAGTGAGCGGTCTTGTAACGAAGTACGAAGGCTGGGAATTCCTTGGCCTGGTTCTGGATGACCAAGGCGTCAGCCGAGGCATCACTGCCCAGAACATGACGACTATGGAAATCAGAGCGTTCCGTGCAGACGCAGTTATTATGGCCACTGGCGGACCGGGGATCATCTTCGGCAAATCGACGAACTCCGTTATCAACACAGGATCTGCAGCTTCGATCGTTTATCAGCAAGGTGCATATTATGCGAACGGCGAATTTATTCAAATCCACCCGACAGCGATTCCGGGAGACGATAAACTTCGTCTAATGTCTGAATCTGCACGTGGGGAAGGCGGACGTATCTGGACTTATAAAGACGGCAAGCCTTGGTACTTCCTGGAAGAAAAATACCCGGCATATGGTAACTTGGTGCCTCGGGATATCGCGACTCGCGAAATCTTCGATGTCTGTGTTAACCAGAAACTTGGAATCAACGGCGAAAACATGGTCTATTTGGATCTTTCGCACAAAGATCCGAAAGAACTGGACATAAAATTGGGCGGCATCATTGAGATCTATGAGAAATTCACAGGTGATGACCCACGCAAAGTACCGATGAAAATCTTCCCGGCTGTCCACTATTCAATGGGCGGATTATGGGTTGACGACCATCAATTCACAAGCATCCCAGGCGTGCTTGCTGCCGGTGAATGTGATTATTCACAGCACGGCGCGAACCGCTTAGGCGCGAACTCACTGCTGTCTGCCGTTTATGGCGGTATGGTTGCGGGTCCAAATGCGATTGAATATATTCAAGGGCTGGAAGTTCTTGCAGAAGACCTTCCTTCAGATATCTTTGACCGGGCGGTTGCTGAAGAGCAGCGCAAATGGGAAGAGATCCTGGCCTTGGATGGTACAGAAAACGCCTATATTCTACACAAAGAGCTTGGCGAATGGATGACTGACAACGTAACAGTGGTTCGCTACAACGATAGATTGAAAGCAACGGATGAAAAAATCCAGGAGCTGCTTGAACGTTTCAACCACATCAACATTACGGATACACAGCTTTGGAGCAACCAAGGCGCAATGTTCACACGTCAGTTGAAAAATATGCTACATTTAGCACGAGTAATCACCATTGGGGCGTTGCTTCGCAACGAAAGCCGTGGAGCGCATTACAAACCTGATTTCCCAGAGCGCAACGATGAGGAATTCTTGAAAACAACAATGGCGAAATTCAACGGATACGATGAGCCGATCTTCCATTATGAAGAGGTTGATACATCCTTGATCGTGCCGCGTAAACGCGATTACTCAGCGAAACATTAA
- a CDS encoding electron transfer flavoprotein subunit beta/FixA family protein: MNIYVLVKRTFDTEEKIVVSGGKIQEDGAEFIINPYDEYAIEEAITVRDEHGGEVTVITMGGEEAEKQLRTALAMGADKAVLINTEDDVEELDQFTSAYILAEYLKDKNPDLILAGNVAIDGGSGQVGPRVADLLGINYVTTITDLKIDGSTVTIVRDIEGDAEELETSLPLLVTAQQGLNEPRYPSLPGIMKAKKKPLEEVELDDLDIEEDDVEAKTETIEVYLPPKKAAGRVLEGDLSTQVSELVGLLRNEAKVI, from the coding sequence ATGAACATTTATGTATTGGTAAAACGCACGTTTGACACAGAAGAAAAAATCGTCGTTTCAGGTGGGAAAATCCAGGAAGACGGTGCGGAATTCATCATCAATCCATACGATGAGTATGCAATTGAAGAAGCAATTACTGTCCGTGATGAACACGGTGGAGAAGTAACCGTAATCACGATGGGCGGAGAAGAAGCTGAAAAGCAGCTGCGCACAGCTTTGGCTATGGGCGCTGATAAAGCGGTTTTGATCAATACCGAAGATGATGTTGAAGAATTGGACCAGTTTACATCTGCGTACATACTGGCTGAATATTTAAAAGACAAAAACCCGGATTTAATTTTAGCAGGAAACGTTGCAATCGACGGCGGATCTGGACAAGTCGGCCCTCGTGTTGCTGATCTTTTAGGCATCAACTACGTGACGACCATCACAGATCTGAAAATTGATGGTTCTACAGTAACGATTGTCCGTGACATCGAAGGGGATGCGGAAGAACTTGAAACTTCATTGCCATTGCTTGTAACAGCACAGCAAGGCTTGAACGAGCCTCGTTATCCATCACTTCCAGGCATCATGAAAGCGAAGAAAAAGCCGCTTGAAGAAGTTGAACTGGATGACTTGGATATCGAAGAAGATGACGTAGAAGCGAAGACAGAAACAATTGAAGTATACTTGCCGCCGAAAAAAGCTGCAGGACGCGTCCTGGAAGGCGACCTTTCTACGCAAGTATCTGAATTGGTCGGCCTGCTGCGCAACGAAGCGAAAGTTATTTAA